ATAATTGTTTAACATTTGAATGATAACTAAGCTCTTCTTGAATATGTTTTGTTGGAAGCACAAGTTCAACCATTTGATTTAGTTGGAGCTCTAATAGTGATGATGTATATAATCTAATTAGAACATTCATGCTTTTCACTATCTCAGAACTTCACTTGTGCAGCTCAAACAAAAGAGACCTCAGAAcatgaaaacaaaaaaaacaaaaaaatcagaaTATCTCAAGAATCTCTGAAATGAAATTATTGCAGAGTGGACAATTTCCCTTAGCCACCATAAGCTCCCTTGAACACATCCTGCAGAAACTGTGGCCACAAGGTGCGAAAGCAGCACCCTTGTGCTTCACCATGCAAACACAACAAGTGCCTTCCATAGCACCTCCTCTatgatcatcatcttcatcatcatcgtcatcatcatcgtCATAGTCTTCATCATCACTCAATACATACCTCGCCCCTTCCAATCCCATCTCTCTATCAGTCTCCTCCAGTAAGTCCATTAGTGACATCATTGGATGCCCTCCTGAAGCCTCAGCACCTTCCGCTGCTGCAGCTTCTGCCGCCTCCTGTGCTGCCACTGCCTCCCTCGCTGAAAGTGTCCTCCCTGCTTCTTGATTCTTGTTGTCATCATCAGGCTCATCCTCATCGAAGCTGTCCCGAAAAGTCACCACACGTCCTCGGTGAAACTGCTCTGACGACGACGACACATTGGTAGAATTTCGCCGTGACAGTTGTGGGTGGAGATTTCCCCGACCAGGAGAATTTTCCGGGGAGTCAGCTGAGAAACGGGTGGAGCTACGGCGACTGAACTGAGGTTTAGTGGCCGGAGCATTGTTGCCCTTTGATGGATCGAGGTCGTCCACTTGGTGAGTCATGGGTTGGGTTGACATGTCTGAGTCGTAGTGACTTTGTATTCGAACCGAGTCACGACGTCCTAATTGAGAAAAACTTCTACTGTTTGGATTTTGAACAGGAATATCTGAAGTTGGAATATGAATTGATGATGTCCAAGCAGAGCCAGCGCGCTTGAGTCGAAGCTTGTCCTTGAAGGCTTTCCAAGATCTtccaataaaagaaaaattgttaccACCAACAAAATTCAAGAAAAACAAGAGCAAAACAACATGATCTTAAAACTGAAGTGTTACTAAAAGATTATTTTAGTTAGTACCTACGGTCTTTTCTGTTGGTATCGTCGTCTCTGATAATGTCGAATAGGGTCCGACTCTTGGATGGAGGTGATTGGTTAGGTGCTGCCGGTATATCTAATCTCCTTTTGGCTAATACGTCGTCAAGAGTCAAGCCAGTAAACTTCTCTAGACGATTATCGGATGCTGACATTTCCTCATAAACGCATTATCTTCTGGCTACCTTCAATGTTCAAAACACACACACAAATTATAGCTTTAAGGGGCAAAACTTACATAAAGGGTTCCAATGTGTTTTGTTTTTCTTACTTGGCTATAAGTTTTTTAGTTTTTCTTTGTAAAACATGGTAATTTTTGACCGAACAAGAGGAAGCAAAACGTAAGACATTGAATGCACGCACTTTTTTCCCGGGGAAAACTGTCTCTTCAGAGAAAATGAAAAGGCTATTAATTTGGAGAGAGATACAAATGTGTAAAATTCCATGATTTTCAAAGGAAGCTATATATAGAATATAGTAGGATTTGAATCCAATGGGAGGGGATGGGATTATAGTCGTGTTTTTTTTTAAGTTGCATAAAAGTGGTCTTTAATCTAATGACCTTTGTTGAGGATTTTATTACTATTTAATAGTTGATCAATTTaaatacacaattttttttaacattataaaAATCACATGACTCGGTTCCTTATGAAATACTTAAAAGTGTTTAAGATGAAGATCACAACATCTCTAAGAGGATAAATAGTATGTGATCACAGTTACTTGGTTAAAGAGAAGTgcttagcaaaataaattaaggCTGTGTTTGGTTAAaggattatattatatttataatcatGGGAATATTATGCTCTGGATTAttaatattatcattattattatcaggaatttatttctatttataaGTAATTAGAGTTATttagaatatttataaaatatatttaatgtaatttaaaaaaataaaagagttaaAATAATTCAAAGTGAGAAGATATGagtggttatcttttattcaggTGGGAATGTAATATTCTCACCTTTTTATGTGAGAATAATTAAATATGGTTAAATATGATTTTGattcttataaatatctcaagttttgatttttagtcgttataaataaaatcatattttagtTCTTATAAAATTGGTTTTGCATGAAGTTTTAGTCCTTTCACAAGGagtaaaactacgtgcataactaattttatagggactaaaacatgACCTTTTTTATAATGACTAAAATTTAAAATctgtaattttatagggaccaaaaacatatttagtcctaaaaaataataaattaataagtaAATCATATTCCCAAAAATAAAAGATACTCAACTATAATTTAATAGAACTTAAAACAAAAGTGGGAATATGATTTCCAGCTTCActcatttctaaaaaaaaactaaCGAATTGACTTGAAAATTAGATACAAAGAGTTATCAAAAAACTTGCACACATTGAATAATATTATATcagataaatatatatttttaaatcaacTATTAGAATCTATAATCATTCATGTGAATCTATAATCATTCACATTGAAGTTGTCCCGAAAAGTCATCACACGTTCTCGATGAAACTTCTCTGACGACGACACATTGATAGAATTTCGTCGTGAATTGATAAAACTCCTAACATTTACTTAGACATTATTGCATAACAAACTCCAGAATGCAAAGACCTTGACAAGTTCACCTAGTCTTTGTTTGGAAGTTTGGACGGGAATGGAGAGGAGTGCTTTGAAAAAAAAGGGAATGATTGATTGAaaagaatataaagattcaggTGAGGAGGGTTTTGGAAGATTTATTTTTAATCACGACCAAAAATCCTCCTAATTTTTTGGgaactaaaaaaattatattagaggATGAGTTTGAAGGGTTTAgacaaatttttcaaatataatatagGTTATTAcactatttcaaaaattaaaaaaattacaatgttATATTTATAGGAGTCATAAACAAGGGCGGCTTTGGGGTCCTCGTTGTTACCTTAGAAGTTTCGACGTGAGTTTAAGACAGGGCACAAGGGTCACActcttaaaatttgttttttgataatttttatgAGTAAAAAAGGTCTTAGTCAAACTTTGGTGATTAGTTCGCACATCTAAGCTTCATCGAATAGCCAAACAAGAAGTTCATGATTTTGGTTGAATTCCTTTCATCAAGGAGACTAGAGACATGCAGGTCTAAAGACTTAGCACAATGTTTAAGTTTTTCTTTGTTATCCGAAGCATAGTCGAGGCAGGTCAAGATGGATAAGGTAGAGCGTTATTCAAGGACATGTGGAAGCTCGCAGAACGAAATTTGCATGGATACGTGGCAAATTTTGCTTAGTTGACCATTGTAGATGGTTATTTTAGGATTTCTATATAAACAtcatttgtttttcaattttaaGGGTCCGTGTTTGTTACATTATTATAGAAACTCAAAGTATGCGTGTCAAAGTGATAAAAGAGTGATTTCTGGAGAATGTATGTATGCGTTTCATTTACAAATTCCAAGCAATTTACTttcattttatataaaaaaaattcagtcTCTTTAAATTATTTTACTTCTTTACTTTGTGCTCTTTCTTTTAAGTTCTTTGTTTAACTCAAAGATTACAACAACTATCGAAATCCTTGATAGTATAACATTCGCATTACCACAAATTAACACcaaaatttgttaaaattttagcACTGTGTCCTAAGATTCCCTAgttgatcctgcaagtaacctttAATAAGAAACTAGAGATTGTTTACCAAAAAtcagggtaaacaaattggcatgcCTAGTGGATACTTTGTGCTAGTCTTTTTGTAGATTATATGTGTTTGAGTCTAGAATTGTTCTCTTCGAAATTTAGTCACTGATTTATGAATTTGAGGAATGATAAAGGTCTTCCATAAATGGTACGTCCACCCACCAATAATTCACAAAATAATCCCCAAAGTAGTGGAGAACCATCAGTTGCATCAACAACCGGAGAAAAAAATGTGAATCCTTCACAAATATTAAGTTCTCAGAGACCAACTTTTGGTGAACCCAGGATGCCGTTTTGCTCCGGTTTTACAATGCCAACAGACAATATGACATGTCCATACGGTATACCGTTATCAATTATGGAAGGCCTTCATAATAATGCATCGAACTATAGAGACAACATGATGGCAATTACACCGCCTTTTTCCCATCATGCTTCAGCGTCGACCATGAAGAATTTGGTTCGAACGCTACCGCATTTTGGAGGGACAAGCTATATCCTCCAAACGACATCAATGTTGAATACGACATCTATGATGTCCATCAGGAAGCAGATAGACGAAAGCAACCATGAAATGGTAAATGCTTTAACACAGTAAATCGAGATAATTTTTAATCCCTTAATTAATAATACTAACTAGAGTTATGAAATGCTTGCTAACCAGATGGCTCGAATAGCCGACTTTTTCAGTACCCCACAGCCTCAAGCAAGACCAACTCCCCAATTTCGAACGTAAGACCTGTTGAAACCCCTGATAATTGGACAGTTCCTAGTAATTTGAGGCAAATACTAAATAGGGATGACAAAATATATATAGGTCAAAAAAACCCAAGGGTAACAGTAGTAAATAGAAATCAAGATGTCGACCAGATTTTTAGGAATGCCCAACAAAATATTTATGGGGGCCACCACAATATAGCAAACATggtcgaacaaattttagttcaaaacACTTTGAACATAGGTCTCCATAGACCCAATTTCATATTTCCGTTGTCGAAATATATTCCGCAGATCGAATTACCCAAGGGTTAGAAAGTCCCCAAATTTACCAAGTTCGCTTGCGACACAAATGAGTCTACAGTTGAACACGTCGCTAGGTTCTAGACTGAGGCTGGCGACATAGTCAATAATGAGACTTTGAAGATGAAATAATTTCCAAATTATCAAAAAAAGAATGCTTTTACTTGGTTTACCACACTTCCTCCATACTCTATACACATTTGGAATTAGTTGGAGAGACTGTTTCATGAACAGTTTTACATGGGAGAGTCGAAAATAAGTATGAAGGAGTTGGCATGTGTGAGGCGAAAGATGCTTGAGTCTATTGATGACTACCTAAATAGGTTTAGACTTCTTAAGGCGAGATGCTATACACAAGTCTATGAGCATAAGTTGGTTGAAATGATCGTGGGCGGTTTAGATTATTCCATTAGGAAGAAGCTTAACACACAATATCTTAGGGAGATCGCGTAATTGGCAGACAAAGTTCGCCAAGTAGAAAGTCTGAGGGCCGAAAAATCTAGGACGAATAAATACCATAAGAAAGAGAAAGTTGCATACGTGGCAACTGATGAGTACATGTCTGACTTTGATGACACAGTCGAAGAGAGTGAGGTTAATACGGTCAAACTTAAGCCATGACCTCCTTATGTTTGCAAAGTGCATAAACCGTCGAACGGGAAGAATCCCGTCGAATCTAACAAAAATGACAAATTCACCAAAAAAAACATATACATTTGACATAACtaaatgtgaaaaaaaaaagttttggtaACTGATGGACATATCATAGTGCCTCTGAGCCTAATGAATCCCCattggaacaaaagaaaaaaaagaggtttttgtaaatacgATAATTTTCTTGATCATACAACTTCCTAATGTGTACTTTTCAGGGATCTAGTGCAAAAAGCGTTGAATGAGGGAAGACTCCAATTTGGCGAGAAGCCAAAGTCATTAATGCAAGTCGACATCGATCCACTGCACGTTGAAGAAGAAAATCACGTCGAACCTTTTGAGGTGCTTATGGTCGAGGCTACTGAGGGTCTCGATATGGAGGTCGAAAGAGTTAAAGAAACTCCCGTAGTCATCAAAGAATGAGTGCAACCGGCTTATCCTTAAGTCGACGAAGgtttgattgatttccttgaaagATGCATGTTGAATGATTTTAAGACTATGATGTGCCCAAGGTACAACGCAATGTACGACAAAGATGTTGCAAGAGAGCTTGAAGATGCACGACAGCTGTCGCGTTGCAAAAAATACTCGAGTGCATTGCCCACAAACAACGACAAATGGTCATCTCAACCAAATTTAgagttcgggagtcggttatacaaggggaaggtattaacaccccttaCATCCGTTATACTCAACGATACCTATTTAGTTAGTTCTCTATCCTTAACTACTTCAATGATCATATCATCTTCATTTCAAGTAGGAAAATGAAAACAGATGCTCAAAACCTTTAAACTTCTTCAATGTTACAATAGTATGGAGAATATCCCATCACCTCATATTTCGGAAAACCATAGTCAAAGACATTGATTAGAAACTTAGTTAGAGTTTTGTTTCTTCCTGAGAAAGAGGAAGGTGAGGTAATGACACAATCACATTCATAATTACTTGtaccaaaataaaaaagaacactATAAAAGTTAAACATCTCCATTTCAAACATATGGCAATCCATAGTACCATCATATCTATTACAGTGAATAACACATAATGAAATGGAAAATCTAAAAATGGATGTTTCACAAACCTTATTCCCTAAGTTCTAATTTGTGAATGATCATCATACCTTAACAGAGATACGAACAAAAACACCAAGGAATAAGCaaacaaaaaagaataaaaaggaaaaaaaacatatataccatTACAAagaaacaaacacaaacaaagaaaattttataaaaatgatgagaaagaaagaatataggCGCAACTAAAGATAAAAAGActagaaaaattcatatttataagATAGATCTTATAGGGACCATCATAGTAAAGCTAGGGGCATAATAATTCATATTATAGAAAACATCGTTTGACAAGTGTGAaatgttttttgaaaagaatgtcaTATAGTTAGTTGGCGTGTGAATATAGGAATTGATAGGATAAACTCATTTAAAACACATTTTGTAAGAGGGTTATGATCCAACACACATAAG
The Vicia villosa cultivar HV-30 ecotype Madison, WI linkage group LG6, Vvil1.0, whole genome shotgun sequence genome window above contains:
- the LOC131609246 gene encoding uncharacterized protein LOC131609246, with translation MSASDNRLEKFTGLTLDDVLAKRRLDIPAAPNQSPPSKSRTLFDIIRDDDTNRKDRRSWKAFKDKLRLKRAGSAWTSSIHIPTSDIPVQNPNSRSFSQLGRRDSVRIQSHYDSDMSTQPMTHQVDDLDPSKGNNAPATKPQFSRRSSTRFSADSPENSPGRGNLHPQLSRRNSTNVSSSSEQFHRGRVVTFRDSFDEDEPDDDNKNQEAGRTLSAREAVAAQEAAEAAAAEGAEASGGHPMMSLMDLLEETDREMGLEGARYVLSDDEDYDDDDDDDDEDDDHRGGAMEGTCCVCMVKHKGAAFAPCGHSFCRMCSRELMVAKGNCPLCNNFISEILEIF